Genomic DNA from Calditrichota bacterium:
TTTGAGCCAAGAGAACACGTTATTCGATTATTTTAGAAACAACACCAGCACCCACGGTCCGACCGCCTTCCCGAATGGCAAACCGAAGCCCTTCTTCCATGGCGATCTCG
This window encodes:
- a CDS encoding elongation factor Tu — encoded protein: EIAMEEGLRFAIREGGRTVGAGVVSKIIE